The Panicum virgatum strain AP13 chromosome 3N, P.virgatum_v5, whole genome shotgun sequence genome includes the window agaagctccctcacccacccgcattaagtgcgagtggttgaggcaggctctgctgcctctgggcacgggacagcttttgtcagtccacactgtggatcgccagttaccgaggcggctcgtcagttaccaaggcaaacattaaagactcagcgccgcgcgcatgggcgacgagtcatgatgaccagctactgactggagcaacagtgcacgctgctacagtggactgagccagtagttcggcgcttcatcatgacctcgacgcgcggctgcagaggctagactctactctgacaggacagctcaagaccatccctggtcagaagctacgcacggaagacgacgacaagatctccggatctgaggcattgaaggccaaagtgtagtttataatacatcgccgggtccacatgtcggggccccgctcagtgtacgtgctccccttggacatataaaagggagagcacgcccgctagaacacatatACACACAGACTAACTCTGGACTCAGCACTAGACATGCCAAgactctcaacctcttgaggggcaagcaatacaacacacagtgtaCGTAGGGTTACTAggatattacgctccggcggcccgaaccactctaaacctaccgtgttcatcgcgttcttccaccgagattgggctaatcctagctaacacCCGAGTagtcaccctctgggtttagacgggtgcactacgccacccggctgtgggtttgcacaccacgacaaaaAAGAACATGATTATTTTTGCTAAGATCCAAATGCTCTAGGTACCAGCCAACCGCCATGATTTCCCCTCCAAATCAGCAGGCTGGCGGGATGCCACATAAGTAGGCCAAGCTGGACACCTTAGTGGAGCTAGGTGGGACCTTGGCAATGCTGGGCCATTGAGGATTCTCCTCTTGCCACTGAATCCGACTCCTCCACCCTCACTTTGTTTGACACTTTGACCAAACCGCAATATACTACCTGGATTCTGACATCTGCTCCAAGCTAAGGGGCTGGGGATGTGAGGAATAGGCAGAAGTGGGGAAAGAGAATTAGGAATGGATCAACAGGTCAAGCAAATTACTCGTGAGTGAGCCAAGTGAGCAGATACATATATGGAACTAGGGGGACCATTCCCATTGATGTAGAGCCTTTTACAATGAAATTTTCTCCTAGGACAATGGACACTTAGCATTGGATACAATTATGAAACTCATAACTATGTTCTCTGGTTCTCAGTAATTTGATGGTTTTATATCAGAATTACTACATGTATTGTGGACATAAAATCCCATATAATGAAGAACAAGAGTGCTAATGTTGCAATTAAAGATGAAAAAAGTTAGCAAATAAATAACAGTCAAAGAAAAATCAATACAAATAaatgagaaataaaaaaaataatagcaAGAGGCAAGAGAAATATATGAAATCTGCACAAGATAAATACAAAACACCTCACCCGAATAAAGTGCATAACCCTTGATAGAATTAGGGATTAACTTACTTTAGCAGCCTTTGCCAAaagcttcttttctttttcagtaGCAAACCAGGTTCTCTTTGGCCGTGAGTATATATCGTCCTTATGAGCCATCATATTTTCTACCTGGTATATTCAAAGATGTAATGGCAAAGGTATAAATGCATACAGTCAGACTTCTTAAACTGAGTTATGGTCAACTTAGTGACATTCACAGGAAAGAAGAACTATTTATTAAGGGAAAAGTGGAACTTCCAAAAGATTACCTTTGCTAATTCCATTTCAGCTTTCCTCACTTCCATTTCTTCCCTAAAACAAAAAAGGCATAAATACTCACGCAGTGGATGAAAGTTACAGAAGTCTAGCACAGTAGTGTCAAACTAACCTTTCTTCTCGAATGATAGTAGAAATTTGGTCTTCTAGTTGCTCAATCAATTTTGCACAATCAGCCACAGGTTTCTCTGCAACGATGCGGCTTTTCAGCTGTGAACCGGCTTTCTTTGCCTGAAATTTGATTCAGATAAACCAATCAGCACCAACCAAATCAAGGCAAATTACCATCATTAACAAATGTTGCGTACATCAATTAAGGGCAGAAACTTAAAAGCCCTATGAGTCACATACTACAACTATCTAACACTTACATCCTCATGAAACTGATCACAGCTCAAATGTTCTCGTTAGTTATTCTTTGGTTATAAAATAATAGAATGAAGGAAATTCAAAACAAACTGCCACTCTCAAGCTAAGGCAGGTAAAGGTTGGATTATACATTTATACACTAACACAATATGATTATTACTTTATTAGAATATCAACAGTTCTATGCGTACATCTATGATCTATGCCAAAGAATTGTAGCATTTGTTTTATCCTTAGCATATCACAAGAATTCTTACAATTGCTTTCAAGAGGGATCTATCATCATCCGTTACAAATGTCACAGCATATCCTTCCCTCCCTGCCCGCGCTGTGCGGCCAACACGATGAAGATATCTGCAATAACATAAACAATATAGAAGAGCATGGCTAAAATCAGAAAAGTTTGCGGGAATTAGGATGTCACAAATGAGTGGCAAATGAAACCCCGGGTCAAAGTTCATTTAATAAAAATGGAAGGCTATGGAATGATTTAGTAGTAAGTCTGGAAGGGGAGAacatagaaaaaaaagagaattcaTGGTGCAAACACAACACTGAATACTGACAGAAAATGTGAAAGATGTAAACTCATCAATCAGTATCTCACAATGTTCCCATCAAGAACTATGCTCAAGGACATGAAGCTTTTCCGTATGTATTTAAAACTTCTCAATCATACATAACTTATATAGAACTTACGTTTTGACATCTCGTGGGCAAGCAAAATTTATTACAGTTCGAACACCAACGATATCAATCCCCTACAAGTTAAACCAACAATTCGTCAATAAAACCATTAAAATATCAACCCATGTATCTTCTAACGTTTAATTTCATAGGATACACTGGTTTTTTCGTCAATAGAATCATTAAATATCAACCCATGTATCTTCTAATGTTTAATTTCATAGGATACACTGCTTTTTTTGGAAGTAATAGCCTCTTTTGTAGTAAAAAGCACATATATCTCAACAAAGTAAAAGAGAATCACAATGTGAGATGAGTTCGTTTCTTACACGAGCAGCAATATCAGTGGCAATCAGAAAGTCTGTTTCTTGTTTCTTGAAAAGTTCCAAAGCCTATAGATCAATAAAATTATCCATCAGATTGGAGGAAGATATATCACAATATGACTCAATGAACTGAAATGTTCAGAATTGCATGTATACTATTAGATTACCAAAACAAATTGAGCATAAGTGTCTTATTGCAAATAATATCTCATCTAAATTTTCTGATTTCATCATTAACCAGacagaaatatatatttatgatCCGATGAAGTTGATTGGCGTAGTGTGATCTCAAAGTGCTCAGTTAGGCCCAGGCTGGCAATAATCAATCTACGCAGTTCCTTTGTTGGAAAAACAGTGTGACGAATTATTATGGTCAGCATCTTAAACCTACAATATGGTGCGAGTCAAGTCAGTGTGCAGCTTTTCTGCAGTAAGTATATGCATCATGTTTTGATCCTACTAGCTATCTGCACGGCAAATTATTCTAGCTCAACCAGCTCCCACCACACAGCAAGCTTATCATAGGGACTATTTGATATGTTGAGAAGCAGAGCATATTAAGTGTGAATACAGAGAAAAAAAGGCTAGTAGATGGCATGTAAACTGATTTAACCATGAGACAGTTCGTACACAATTTGGTAAGCTATAGCATTATAATAGTGCTCCAACATCTTCCATTGAACACATTAGAATAACAGAAATTTTGTAAAATAACAGCTTACATCATTTACCCAAAATTGAAAGGGACTCTGCAAGGTTGGCCTCGTATACCCaggaatttttttgaaacataACAATTAACATCATGTGACAAATAAATTACCTCAAGTCGCTGGGCCTGAGTAAGGTTGCCATGAAGTTCGGCAGCTTTCAGGCCAGAGAGACCAAATATTATTTTTAACCTGTGAGCAGATTGCTTTGTCCCACTGCAAGGGAACAAGGCATGAAATGTCAATATGATgataaaaaatagtaaaatacaCTATTAAATATGATCAAATTGGTGAGGTGGCTTCAGTGCAAAAACATAATTGTTATATAcgcacacatacacacaccaAATCTCATGGAGTCTGAATCAGCAAATTGAGTTTTTGTGTAAGGAGTAACAATCCAGTACAACCTGATTCTTGGGCACTTTCCAGGCTAACATAACAAGAAGGAATATAGACAGCTAGTGTCCATTATAGTACCAGTAAAGGAGTCCTCATTCCTCAAACTCAAGAAACTAAAAGTTTCCAAGCTACCAAGAACACAAACCTAAAGATGATGACGTTTTGCTTGAAAGTCTTCAAACAAAGTGCAAGTAGAACAGCTTCTTGGTTTGATTCACGCGCTCGTCGTATTCTAACAAACCTGTATAAAAATGGGAGCATACAAATAAAACTAGCATTCACATAGATTCATGAATACATAGGCATTAAGCAGATGAAGATGTCTACTCTCAAAACATAACGGCATAaatcatactccctccgtcccagaaTATAGCTAGGCTTAgatttgttctaagtcaaatATCTTCAAATTTAACCATAAATAATGAACAATTAAAAAAGATTAACAATGTAAACATGATGCTAACAAATTCAATGCGAAACTATCATAATATGTATTTGTACTTgaaattaattatatttagaGATATTGCATTGTTGGCAAAGATAAAAAAGTTTGATTTAGGACAAACATAAACATAGCtatattttgggatggaggcaTACTCTTCAGTCAATGTTGCAGGCCGTTTCAGAGAAGGATCAGCTTCAAGACGGACTGGCTTATTTAGTGAAAGCTTTACAAGTTCATCAATTTCTTCTGTCATCGTAGCAGAGAAAAGCATAGTCTGCCTCCTTTTCGGACACATGCGAATCTGTAAGATTATTAGGAAAATGTGAGGTGAAAATatggagttcaaacaatacaacaaAAAACTAGGACTCAATTGTGTCAACTCCAGTATTTGTTTCATGAATATTACCATAGAAGTGTAAGACAACAGGAAACTAGCAACACAGGAGTTCGACAGTTACCAGTTCTTGAATTTCAGCACTGAAACCCAGTTCTAGCAGACGGTCAGCCTCATCAAGGATCACGACAGCTAAATCTTCAAGCCCAACCGAGAGAGAATTGCGTACATGATCTATTATGCGCCCAGGAGTGGCTACAACGATGTCAGGCATTGACCTTAGAGCTACCTCTTGAACCTGAGTAGCATTTCATTAGAAAGATTGTAACAGATAAGTGTTAGGCAGCATTTGAccagggaaaagaaaaaaaacagcagAGGGCAATAACAGAAGAAACCAGAACATAAAATATTACCACGAATTCCAAGATTATAGTGTACAAGTCAAATGATCAAAAGCTTATATAAATAGCAAGACAACAAGTTGTAATACATTGGACAAGAGTACTAAAAAATAGTAGGCCAGATATCAAATATCAAAACCTGGCTAGCTCAATATACAACCACGACTAAAATGGAATTAAAGCATTTATATCCTAATGCAGCACAAAGCtatagaaaaaggagaaaagggtTGGGAAAACATGAACCTAATAGAACAAAATGCATGCAAGAATACCTTAGTTGAAAGTCCTCCAACAATGAGACAACATCTGATATCAGTAAACTGGGCCAACTTCTCAATCATACTATGGATCCTGCTCATTGTAGAGGTATGGATGTTAAGCAGTTCACTAGTAAGTAGTAACTGGTAGTGCACGTAGAAGTAAGAATATTGATGAGTACAAAAATTAACTATgtgttactccctccattctcttttgatagctatatttcaaaaactcaaatgttcataaatgatagctatatttgctattggCAGTTGGCATGGGCTATGGCAAGAAATAGCACTAGCTACGAGGAGTTTCCGGTTAAAAtattggaggaccaacaaaaaaagTGTGTTGCATTTATTATATGATAATAAGTAAGGTTATtttccttggtcattgtgtcaaggtgaaatatagctatcaaaagagaatggagggagtattatagTGAATTAAGGTAACTTTCCATAGCAGTTCAGCAAAGTGAACAATAAAGAAAAATAGACTGGCCCTATTTTATTAACATGTTTGCAAGTAATGTTCTATAGAAGAGCAAGAGCAAGTGGACATCTGCCATTATTTTTCCTTATTACAATTCAAAAAATTATTGAGAAAAAATGCCTTCAAAATATCACATCAACGCACTATGCCCTTAATGATAAGCAACAGATTCCTGATCCAAAGTTACAGATCATGCCAACAGCCCAAAAGTCCCAAAGTTGACATCAAACGAAAGGCCAATCAAGAATATTTAGGGAACATGAAAACAAAAAATCTATGAACCTAATGAACATTGTTTCAACAGGGCATAGAAAAGGCCCAAATTTTAAGGGATATCCAATAATACAACAAAATATAAAAGGGACCCAGCATTCATATCCCTGGCGTACAGCTCCTACAAAAGTACAGACTAAAACAAACCAATACAATTGCAACAGCATGCACAATTAAAGGAGGGAAATGGAGTTCACTTAGACAGTACCATTGTAGTTTCAATTATGTTTGATGAAATAACACCACAAAAATGAGGCAGGATGAAATATGGTCACATAAGAAAATGAATATTATGAACACAAAGAACTTACTGAGCAGCCAATTCTCTGGTAGGAGTAAGAATAAGCACCCTAATTGCAGGTACACGTTTTGGTCGGAAAAGTAGACGTTCCAGCACAGGTAAAGAGAAAGCAGCTGTCTAACTTAAAGAGATTAGTCACACTATGTATATACTACCGCAAAATACCCTAAAGAATATGTGTCATTAGAGATACCTTTCCAGATCCCGTTATAGCACTACCACATATGTCTCTTCCAGTTAATGCCAAAGGTATGCAAGCAGCCTGGAATATTCATGGTTGAGTAAAAAATTGATATTCGAAACAAAATTAAGTTGCCAGCACAACCACTAAATTTTACTTTTATGAAAGTGTTCCATAACAGAAACAATAAATTATTTCTTTATCAATTAAGGAGATAATGTGCATTTATATATAGGTAATGTTTGGCCCTAAGCCCCTAACTGCCAACTCTTATAAACGTGTTAGTAGTAACAGAAATCTGCCTTTAGCGGTTTAGCCTGTCAACAGGCATAGTTTATCATATTAATATTTCCTTTTACAGAATTCCACTCAGCAAGTGGCAAGTGGATGTGCAGCTAATACTCATCATAACTGGATATTTGACATTAAAAAGCAGGGCTATCAGCATAATGACCCAAAGGTCAACTAATGTAACAGCCTAGAGATATTTCAATGCATGTTCCTTGTAAATGCCACATGAACAAAATGAAAGGTTGATGTAACCTAAACAAACTCTGACCATTATATGCACCCTAGACTAGAATACTCATATCACATTTATCTAAAAAAACATAGTTATATCGCTCCTGCAGTGAGATATGTTCATAATATACAGATACACTCTGAAGATTTTTGAAACCGTAGACTATGTCCTGCGTTCACttatgctttgaaaatcctttctattTCATTATACAATGTTCGAAAGGGTGTTGTGCCTGTAATTTGATCTAAATTCAGAAGGCATAATAAAAAGAGTTCCCTTTAGAAAACATTTCCATATCAATTATGATCACTCCATGGACAAAAATGAGCTTCAATTGACCCAAAAATTTTCTGTCACTTGTCCCACCTAAATTCTCATTCCTACTGAGCCAATAACAAAACAAGATATATAGGTGAAGCATAAAAGATATTAGTGACATTTTCTCAAGATACCAACAAGTTCTTTAAATGTGAAATTAGCAAATGAGGTAACATCAAACAGTGAATATCAAGTGCTCTGAGAATCTGAAATATCTTAAGGACTGCAAGAGGGCGGAATTGGGCATTTGGCACCAACTCTTAAGTCTTAATCATGGCCTAGTAATGAGTTGCAAGTGCAAACCTGGATTGGGGTTGGTTTCTGGTAACCAAGTGCTTCACAAGCTCGAACTAGTGGGCGGGACAAGTTGAGCTCAAGGAACGAATTTGCATGGAACGAAGCTCCCTCTGAAGATGCGAAAAATTTAGAAGTATCCACTGTGCCGCTTGTGCCATTCTGCTCGGCCGTTTCTTCGTCCTGTCATTGCCGATTAACAAGCATTTCACAACATAGAAAACAGCAAATACCCATCATGCTGATTGCTGAGCAACCCAGTTTGTTTGCCAACACAGCACAAGTAACTAAACCTTTACAGAACAGAACGAGGTTGAGAATAGAACTCACCTCATCGccaccctcctcttcctcttctccctgctcgccttcttcctcctccccctccccctcgctGCCCACCTCCTCATCGCCGCTCCCCTCAACTTCCTCCTCTTCATTGCCACTCccctctgcctcctccgcctcttcctcctcgtTCTCGCTCTCCTccagctcgtcctcctcgtccccgctctccccctccacctcctcctcatcgCTATCGTCctccccgctcccgctcccgccctCGGAGTCGTCGGAGAGGACCGGCTTGCCGCGTCCCTTGCGCAGCTGCGAGATCTTCTCGTCGATGGAGGTGGTCCGGCGGCGCGCGTGCTCCGCCGCCACGGACTCCGCGTAGGACGAGAACTCCCACGGTGACTGCGCCTGCTTGCGCCGCGCCGAgggggccgccgcggcctcctcgtcGGAGCCGTCCGGGTCGAACCGGAAGCTGGGGTCCATGGCGAAGGGCGGGGAGAGGGGCGCAGAGGAGGGCTGTGAGCTGGCTTTTCCGGCGCGCTGGGTGGGAGGGGGAAGCGAGCGAGGGTTTCGTGGAGGAGAGCGGAGGCCATGGGCTGGGCCTTTTAATGGGCCGTCCAATGAGACCAGGGGACGTTCAGAATTAGGCTCTGTTTTAGCTTCCTGCAGCTTTTGCTACTCAAACTAGCTAGAAAAGCTACAATCTCTCCCAAACAGCTCTGCTTTTCCCACCAGCGACGGGATCCAAAAGCTACTTTTTGCCTAGGGTCGAAAAGCTCCGCGAGAGGAGCTTCCCGAGCTTTTGCGCTCGAGGGTTACAAACCTCCACACGAAATTTTCATATAATTACCCGCTTCTGCCACTGGTATATATAGCGAAAATCTTCTGTTCGGCCTCCTCCCCCAACCTCCCGACCGCTCCTCGCGCCGCCCTCTCGCGAGTCGCGAGAACTCCTCTcttgcgccgccccctcccgagCACCCGTCGGACCCCACTCATCGGTCCCCTCCGTCGCCGGTCGGACTACCCAGCCCCCATCTGTCGCCCGTTGGTCCCGGCTGCAGATCCCGTCGGCGCCCCTGCCCTGGCCCCCCCGCAGTAGCAGATCTGGACGACGCCCTGCCCCTGCTCGCCCATCCGCGGCCGGAGGACGTGCCCCCTAGAAGCGGTGGCGGCCAGCGGCCCTGCACTCGCGCCCACGGTAAGCACCTGCATTTTTCCCACAGTAATAAGTAGTTCTAGAGATTCGAAACATGCAGGAGCTTGTTTCGGTAATCGAGGACGAGTCAGTCAATTGGTTGTGTGCTGGTTTGAAGCAGCTGCAAGGCCTTGCTGCAAGGCCAAAAGCTACAATGTTgggcacaagtatttttctggcCCTGTCTTGCCTCTTCGAGACATCCGTGGGCACAAGTAGTTCTAGAGACTTATGCATAGGGTTTATAAGCTTGGATTTGATTAATTCATGGGTGAAATTTGGATGAGCCTAAATAGATGTATGGGTCTGAGTACTTTATATTGCTTATTGTTGGAGTAATTTTGATAGTATAGATGGAGAAAGAGAAGGTGAAGACACCAAAAGCAGTATGGGATGCATATGCAACCAAAATATTTTGCCAGATATGTAAGGAAGAAACTCTAGCTGGGAATAGGCCAGAGACTACCTTGAGTTCCATTGGGTACAAGAACCTTGAGGAAAAAAATTTTTGCTATCACCAAGCGACACTACCAACATGGAAAATTGAAGAACAAATGTGATGCTTTGAAGCCACAATACAACTTGTGGTTGGAATTGAAGAGGGCTGCAACCGGTCTTGGTTTCGATGTTGTAAAGGGAACAATTACTGCAAATGGTGAATGGTGGGAGGAAAATATAGCGGTAAGCAAAACtgaaagttatttttttaatctttCAAAACCAAGTTGTGATAGCTAATACATATGACTTATTTTTTTAGGAAAACAAGAAATATGCAGTCTTTCGTGAAGCACCTATGGACAGCTTTGATGAGCTTGAAGTTATGTTTCAACACATCAATGTCACAGGTTTATCTTCGGTCATTCCGGGAGTTCAAAAAACAACAGCTCCCATTGATGTTGATGATGATAGTAATGACAACGAAGACAATGGACATACTGGACAGGATGCAAAAAAGAAAGTAAAACGTAAAGCTAATGCTGTTGATAATCCTTTTAGCCCTAAGAAGAAGGGTAGGAACCCTATGGTTAAGCAAGTGTCACGACTCTTTGTTAAGCGCGAAAATCGTGCAGTGCTTCGTTCCATCAAAAGTATTGAAGGAAAGGTGGCTTGGCTGAAGAGGATGTATGAAGAGAGGAAAAGGAAATAGACTAGTCTCACTCATGTGCTGTATCCTTTTATGTAATGCTACCCTTTTATTTCAGCTGTGTCTATGTAATGCTACCTTTTTATTTCAGCAGTCATTCTATGTAATGCTACCTTTTTATTTCAGCAGTCATTCTATGTAATGCTACCTTTTTATTTCAGCCTTGTAATGCTCTCTTTTTATTTCCTATTGTATGTGCTAGCTGATTATTGTCAACCTATTTTTTAGATGAGCACATCAAGTAAAAGTGACACTGATTCATCTAGTGAGAATGAAAGTGACACTGATTCAACAGAAGTACTGGTAGCATCAATAGTCACTCTCATTGCTATGGATCACAGTGAAAAATATCTTGGTAAAAGAAAGAGACCTCCTCCTCGTCAATCTGGGTATCAATGGGTCATGGATCAGCTGCAAGTCAACAAAGATTGCTACAACATGTTTCGTATGAATTGTCATGTTTTTGCCAGGTTGCATGAAACATTGGTTGAGAATTATGGGCTTAAGTGCACAAGATGTATGAGTTCTGTTGAAGCCCGGGAATGTTCTTGTGGATGTGTGGCGGTCCTCAATCATTTATCACTGCTGAGAATATATTCAAGAGATCCACTGAAACAATTAGTCGAAAATTTAATGAAGTGCTAGAGTCTGTCAATCTACTAGCTAGGAGACATCATCAAACCAAAAGATCCACAATTCAGAACAGTGCATCCAAGGCTTCAAGATGATCGGTTTTCACCCCACTTCAACAATTGCATAGGTGTCATTGATGGCACACATGTACGTGTTGTCGTGCCAGCAAATGAGATGATTTCTCACATTGGCCGTCATGGATACCCAACACAGAATGTCATGGCTGTGTGTGATTTTGATATGAGATTCACATTTGTTGTAGCCGGATGGCCTGGATCTGCGCATGACTCTCGAATATTCAATGATACTTTGTGCTGCTACTCAGATGCATTCCCACATCCTCCTGAAGGTAATGGCCGAAAATCATGTCAATCTTTATTTGTCATGTTGTTCCATATATGTGATCTCATATTATTTTGATATATAGGAAAATATTATCTTGTTGATTCTGGATATCCCAACAAGAAAGATTTCCTAGCTCCCTACAAAGGGCAAAGGTATCATTTACCTGAATTTCGAGGTGGCCAAAGGCCAAGTAGTCTTAAAGAGGTTTTTAACCATGCTCACTCCTCTCTTCGCAATGTGATTGAACGTTCTTTTGGGGTGCTGAAAATGAAATGGCGAGTTCTATTACATATGCCAAGTTTCCCGGTTGAGAAGCAAAAGAAGATCATCATTGCATGCATGGCACTTCATAACTTTATTCGTGACAGCGCTTTGAGTGATGAGCTATTTCAAATGTGCGATGAGGATGAAGAATACATGCCAGAGGTTGATTcatcagaagaagaagaagtgcaTAACAGTGGTCCATCATCAGATGATGTTGATATGTGTGCATTTCGTGATTTCATTGCGAACTCCTTGATGGCAGATAGATGGTAGATAAGTTGTGATGGTGCACAACTCATTTTGTTTGTAAATAGTAGCCCTTTGGTATTTTGTATGACTTCAAAAATGTTAGTCATGCTTCGGATGTGCTTTTGTGTAAGCTCAATGAAATAATTGAAATAGTATGATTTAATAGGCCATCTTAAATATTAAGCTatcaaaaaataatacaaaataTTTATTAACCAAGCTGTTCAGACGAATCATTACAGTTCACAAATAATCAGGTATTCGTTATACTAGAGGGTATTTCAGACTTTCCACTCCTCAGCTCAGCAGCCAGCCATCCAAAAGCTAGGTTGCCAAACAAGCCAGCTTATCATACCAGCAGattctcagaccagcagcttTTCGGACCAGCAGGTGAGCTTCTCAGACCAGCAGTTTTTGGAAAAGCTCCAGCtacccaaacagggccttagttgGGCTCCGTTTAGAGCAGGCTTAAGCCCACGGCCCATCCCATTTCCATCTCGtctctcccccgccgccgccggccgccgcagcgaGACGCCGGTAGTGTCTTCCCTTCCGCGAGCGCACCCGTCGTTGCTGCCCCCAGCCGTATCGTCCGACTGCCGCCGGAGGGACACCGCAGCCGCAGCGATGGAgcgagtcggcggcggcgagaagcagctgGAGGACTGCACCGTGTCCAAGTCAGTGACCCCCTTCGCTCTCCCTCTGTGTGTGATTGACTCTAGGGCTCGGATAGTTAGGTCCTCCCCCCGGTCGAGATTCGCGGAAGCAGGAACCCCCGTTGGCCTGGCGGTTGCCTCCGCTTCCTGGTAGTTGTGTTTAGCGTCGACTGCCGTCGCTGAATCATTGTTGTGGCAGTAAGTTGGATTCGGAGATGTCCTGTGGTGCTGCCACATCTGGCTTTGGCTTGCATTTCAAGTGTTTGCTATGCTTTTAGAGGTCGCTTGTACTGATGGATTCAGTCTCGTGCAGTGTCCGTATGATTGGGAAGCCCTGCCGGCCCTTAATACCATATGCCTCCTGAAATATATCCTTTTTTTTACATGGCCGCTAAATGTTACAAGCGATTTTGTGCTGCCAAGTG containing:
- the LOC120666186 gene encoding DEAD-box ATP-dependent RNA helicase 28-like — translated: MDPSFRFDPDGSDEEAAAAPSARRKQAQSPWEFSSYAESVAAEHARRRTTSIDEKISQLRKGRGKPVLSDDSEGGSGSGEDDSDEEEVEGESGDEEDELEESENEEEEAEEAEGSGNEEEEVEGSGDEEVGSEGEGEEEEGEQGEEEEEGGDEDEETAEQNGTSGTVDTSKFFASSEGASFHANSFLELNLSRPLVRACEALGYQKPTPIQAACIPLALTGRDICGSAITGSGKTAAFSLPVLERLLFRPKRVPAIRVLILTPTRELAAQIHSMIEKLAQFTDIRCCLIVGGLSTKVQEVALRSMPDIVVATPGRIIDHVRNSLSVGLEDLAVVILDEADRLLELGFSAEIQELIRMCPKRRQTMLFSATMTEEIDELVKLSLNKPVRLEADPSLKRPATLTEEFVRIRRARESNQEAVLLALCLKTFKQNVIIFSGTKQSAHRLKIIFGLSGLKAAELHGNLTQAQRLEALELFKKQETDFLIATDIAARGIDIVGVRTVINFACPRDVKTYLHRVGRTARAGREGYAVTFVTDDDRSLLKAIAKKAGSQLKSRIVAEKPVADCAKLIEQLEDQISTIIREEREEMEVRKAEMELAKVENMMAHKDDIYSRPKRTWFATEKEKKLLAKAAKDSLDQGKTTSGVISAKQAEDLRLKEKRRRENEKNLPRKKRRRLEAQREMLEDEEDDEEAKENNKGGKKAKKGQSLVDVAYRKAKSMKGASRRGPGVGKGKNDKNARQHSEKGPTRQEEMHDLFQNDMSEWKQGRALKKNNNFARKKSKNAFKSKARYKRRK